The Brachionichthys hirsutus isolate HB-005 chromosome 11, CSIRO-AGI_Bhir_v1, whole genome shotgun sequence genome includes a window with the following:
- the dynll2a gene encoding dynein, light chain, LC8-type 2a — MTDRKAVIKNADMSEDMQQDAVDCATQAMEKYNIEKDIAAYIKKEFDKKYNPTWHCIVGRNFGSYVTHETKHFIYFYLGQVAILLFKSG; from the exons aTGACTGACAGGAAAGCCGTGATCAAGAACGCAGACATGTCGGAGGACATGCAGCAGGACGCGGTGGACTGTGCCACCCAGGCTATGGAGAAGTACAACATCGAGAAGGACATCGCTGCCTACATCAagaag GAGTTTGACAAGAAGTACAACCCGACCTGGCACTGCATCGTCGGGAGGAACTTCGGCAGCTACGTCACCCACGAGACGAAGCATTTCATCTATTTCTACTTGGGCCAGGTGGCCATCCTGCTCTTCAAGTCCGGCTGA
- the traf4a gene encoding TNF receptor-associated factor 4a, which produces MPGFDYKFLEKPKRRFQCPLCSKAMREPVQVSTCGHRFCDTCLQEFLSEGVFKCPEDQLPLDYAKIYPDPELEQQILALPIRCIHSEEGCRWTGQMKQLQGHFSTCAFNVIPCPNRCSVKLTRRDLPDHLQHDCPKRKVKCEFCGSEFTGEAYENHQGVCPQESVYCENKCGARMMRRLLSQHGTAECPKRTQPCKYCGKEFVFDTIQNHQYHCPRFPVQCPNQCGTPNIAREDLANHVKDNCGSALVLCPFKDAGCKHRCPKLAIGRHLEDTTKSHLTMMCNLVGRQRQEILELRREMEELSVSHDGILIWKLNDYSRKLQEAKLRSNHEFFSPPFYTHRYGYKLQVSAFLNGNGSGEGSHLSIYIRVLPGEYDSLLEWPFSYKVTFSILDQSDPSLSKPQHITETFNPDPNWKNFQKPCSSRNSLDESTLGFGYPKFISHEEIKKRNYIRDNCIFVKASIEIPQKIMA; this is translated from the exons TGAGGGCGTCTTCAAGTGTCCAGAGGATCAGCTTCCGCTGGACTATGCCAAG atcTACCCGGATCcagagctggagcagcagattCTCGCGCTGCCCATCCGCTGCATCCACAGCGAGGAGGGCTGCCGCTGGACCGGACAGatgaagcagctgcag GGCCACTTCTCCACCTGCGCCTTCAACGTGATACCGTGCCCCAACCGCTGCTCCGTCAAGCTGACGCGCCGCGACTTGCCCGACCACCTGCAGCATGACTGCCCCAAGCGCAAGGTCAAGTGCGAGTTCTGTGGCAGCGAGTTCACGGGCGAAGCCTACGAG AACCACCAGGGCGTGTGTCCGCAGGAGAGCGTTTACTGCGAGAACAAGTGTGGGGCGAGGATGATGCGTCGACTGCTGTCCCAGCACGGCACGGCCGAGTGTCCCAAACGCACGCAGCCCTGCAAGTACTGCGGAAAGGAGTTCGTCTTCGATACAATCCAG aaccaccAGTACCACTGTCCCCGGTTTCCGGTCCAGTGCCCAAACCAGTGTGGCACGCCCAACATCGCCCGGGAGGATCTAGCTAACCATGTGAAAGACAACTGCGGCAGCGCGCTCGTTCTGTGCCCCTTCAAAGACGCCGGCTGCAAACACAGG TGCCCCAAGCTGGCGATCGGGCGTCACCTGGAAGACACCACTAAGTCTCACTTGACTATGATGTGCAACCTGGTGGGGCGTCAACGGCAGGAGATCCTGGAGCTGCGGcgggagatggaggagctgtCTGTGAGTCACGACGGCATCCTCATCTGGAAGCTCAACGACTACTCGCGCAAACTCCAGGAGGCCAAACTCCGAAGCAACCACGAGTTCTTCAGCCCACCCTTCTACACTCACCGCTACGGCTACAAGCTGCAGGTGTCGGCCTTCCTGAACGGTAACGGCAGTGGCGAAGGCTCCCACCTCTCCATCTACATCCGCGTGTTGCCCGGAGAGTATGACAGCCTGCTGGAGTGGCCCTTCTCCTACAAGGTGACTTTCTCCATCCTCGACCAGAGCGACCCATCGCTCTCCAAACCCCAGCACATCACCGAGACCTTCAATCCGGATCCCAACTGGAAGAACTTCCAGAAGCCCTGCAGCAGCCGGAACTCACTGGACGAGAGCACCCTGGGATTCGGCTATCCCAAGTTCATCTCTCACGAGGAGATCAAGAAGAGGAACTACATCCGAGACAACTGCATCTTTGTCAAGGCTTCAATAGAAATACCCCAGAAGATAATGGCTTGA
- the srsf1a gene encoding serine/arginine-rich splicing factor 1A, translating into MSGVVRGPAGNNDCRIYVGNLPPDIRTKDVEDVFYKYGTIRDIDLKNRRGGPPFAFIEFEDPRDADDAVYGRDGYDYDGYRLRVEFPRSGRGSRGGFGGLGGGAPRGRYGPPSRRSEFRVIVSGLPQSGSWQDLKDHMREAGDVCYADVHRDGTGVVEFVRKEDMSYAVRKLDNTKFRSHEGETAYVGVKLDGPRSPSYGRSRSRSRGSRSRSRSASASRSRSNSRGQGRGSPRYSPRHSRSRSRS; encoded by the exons ATGTCGGGTGTCGTGCGAGGCCCTGCTGGAAACAACGATTGTCGAATTTATGTGGGAAACCTTCCTCCCGATATTCGGACGAAAGACGTTGAAGACGTCTTCTATAAATACGGAACAATTCGCGATATCGACCTGAAGAACCGGAGAGGGGGGCCGCCTTTCGCCTTCATTGAATTCGAGGATCCCAG GGACGCTGATGACGCAGTGTACGGGCGGGATGGTTATGACTACGACGGCTACAGGTTGCGCGTGGAGTTCCCACGGAGCGGCAGGGGATCCAGAGGCGGTTTTGGTGGGCTCGGCGGGGGCGCTCCCAGGGGCAGATATGGGCCCCCATCCAGACGCTCAGAATTCAGGGTCATTGTGTCAG GACTCCCTCAGAGTGGCAGCTGGCAGGACCTGAAGGACCACATGCGTGAAGCTGGTGATGTGTGCTATGCCGACGTTCACAGAGATGGAACTGGAGTTGTAGAATTTGTGCGCAAAGAAGACATGTCTTATGCCGTCCGAAAACTGGACAACACCAAATTCCGCTCGCATGAG GGAGAGACTGCTTACGTTGGTGTGAAATTAGATGGTCCTCGCAGCCCAAGTTATGGAAGATCACGTTCCAGAAGCCGCGGCAGCCGGAGCAGGAGCCGCAGCGCCAGTGCCAGCCGCAGTCGCAGCAATTCCCGTGGTCAAGGCAGAGGATCGCCCCGCTACTCGCCGCGACACAGCCGTTCTCGCTCCCGTTCCTAA